Within Topomyia yanbarensis strain Yona2022 chromosome 2, ASM3024719v1, whole genome shotgun sequence, the genomic segment CAGGTAATGCCACGAGAATTGCCGACCTTCACCGGGAACCCTGAAGACTGGCCCCTCTTTATAAGCTCGTACCATACAAGCAGTCAAGCCTGCGGGTACACAGATGCAGAAAATTTGATCAGGTTGCAACGTTGCTTAAAGGGTTCCGCTTTGGATTCGGTGCGCAGCAGGCTTTTGCTGCCCGCATCCGTACCCCACGTTATCGCTACACTGCAGACACTGTATGGGCGACCGGAGCTTTTAATACACACTTTACTGCAAAAAGTGCGCGAGGTCTCAGCACCGAGGTCCGATAAACTCGAGACATTGATAGGATTCCGAATGACAGTGCAAACTCTTTGCGATCACCTGGAGGCTGGCGGCCAGATGGCTCATCTGAATAACCCTATCTTGCTGTTTGAGTTAGTCGAAAAACTACCGGGAAATCTGAAACTAGACTGGGCACTACATAAACAGCGTTATGATGCGGTAAATCTGCAAACATTTGCCCAGTACATGACAACATTGGTTTCAGCAGCTTCTCAAGTAACACTTCACATTGACACAAAGCAACAGCGAGTGGGAAAACAGGAGAAAGGCAAAGAGAGAAGTTTTTGCGATGCGCACGTGTCGGACGAGGTTTCGAACGCTGCTGTTGATGAACGATACCTAGAAACCGAGCAAAGACGAGCTACACGCCCAGAATGCTTCGTCTGTAAGCAGGTCGATCACAGGGTAAAGAATTGTCCTCGTTTTGTCAAGATGGCCTTGGAAAGCCGCTGGAAAGCAGTTAATGAAAATAGCTTATGTAGGATCTGCTTAGGGGCCCATGGTAGACGCCCGTGTAAAATAAAGAAGTTATGCGGAATTGGTGGCTGCCAATTGAAACACCATCCCCTCCTACATACATATTCAAGTAAGCCTTGTGCTAGCCAGAAAGCCGTGACATCGGAAGCCGTCACCAATCATCACCACTCTAAAATTTCGAGCCTATTTCGGATTGTGCCAGTCGACCTATACGGAAATAATCGCTCGGTTACAACTTTCGTCTTTCTGGATGACGGATCTTCGATGACTTTGGTAGATGATATAATCGCgaagcagttggggttagacgGGGAACGAGACCCACTTTGCCTACAGTGGACAGCAAACATGATAAGGTTGGAAAAATGTTCGCAGCGTGTTTCATTAGAAATCACCGGCAGTAAGGTTGAGCAAAAATATCTGCTTTCCGATGTACGGACCGTGAGCAGTCTGAACCTTCCGCGTCAGTCGATTAAATATAATCAGCTATCCGAGCGATACCCGCACTTGAAGGGCTTACCCGAGGACTATGTTGACGCTGTACCGCAGATACTAATTGGGAATAACAATTCCCATCTGAGTGCGATGTTGAAAATCAGGGAAGGACGGCAAACAGATCCTATTGCAGCAAAGATCCGTTTAGGATGGACGATATACGGTGCCGAGAATAATGAGCGTACCAGCTCAGCACATAGCTTCCACATTTGTCAGTGTAATGATGATCGCACACTTCACGATCTGGTAAAAGAATACTTTTCGATCGACAACATGGGCGTTGCTCTAGCGGAATGTCCAGATTCCGACGACAATCGGCGAGCTGGCCGAATTCTTCGTGAAACTACTAAACGTGTTGGTAACCGCTTCGAGACCGGCCTTTTATGGAAATTTGACACGTTCGAGTTTCCTGACAGCCTCCCAATGGCGATTCGACGCATGCAGTGCTTAGAAAGACGAATGGAAAAAGATTCGACAATCGGCGCTAGTGTTAAAAGGCAGATGCGTGAGTACTCAGAAAAGGGATACATACGAAAAGCCACTGCTGAAGAATTGAAAGAGGCGGACCCCCGACGAACGTGGTATTTGCCTTTGGGAGTGGTATTAAATCCCAAAAAGCCAGAGAAAATAAGAATATTTTGCGACGCGGCGGCGAAAGTAGAAGGCGTTCCTTTGAATTCGATGCTGCTAAAGGGACCTGATCTGATGAGTTCACTGTCGACGGTGCTGTTTGGTTTTCGGGAGCGAAGGGTGGCCATCTGCGCTGACATCAAAGAGATGTTCCACCAGATATTAATTCGACACGAGGATCGTCACGCCCAAAAACTTATTTGGCGGGATAGATATCCAGAAGCCGCAGTCGCTATTACTAAGAGACATTACGTCGACGACTATCTGGACAGTTTGGATGACGAGGACAAAGCAGTTCAGCTAGCACTGGA encodes:
- the LOC131679323 gene encoding uncharacterized protein LOC131679323, with product MLHRHLDRTPEGPIPMPHPPTVPSGQQMPELPAQGSSSILSTPPYGWGPSPQRLAARQVMPRELPTFTGNPEDWPLFISSYHTSSQACGYTDAENLIRLQRCLKGSALDSVRSRLLLPASVPHVIATLQTLYGRPELLIHTLLQKVREVSAPRSDKLETLIGFRMTVQTLCDHLEAGGQMAHLNNPILLFELVEKLPGNLKLDWALHKQRYDAVNLQTFAQYMTTLVSAASQVTLHIDTKQQRVGKQEKGKERSFCDAHVSDEVSNAAVDERYLETEQRRATRPECFVCKQVDHRVKNCPRFVKMALESRWKAVNENSLCRICLGAHGRRPCKIKKLCGIGGCQLKHHPLLHTYSSKPCASQKAVTSEAVTNHHHSKISSLFRIVPVDLYGNNRSVTTFVFLDDGSSMTLVDDIIAKQLGLDGERDPLCLQWTANMIRLEKCSQRVSLEITGSKVEQKYLLSDVRTVSSLNLPRQSIKYNQLSERYPHLKGLPEDYVDAVPQILIGNNNSHLSAMLKIREGRQTDPIAAKIRLGWTIYGAENNERTSSAHSFHICQCNDDRTLHDLVKEYFSIDNMGVALAECPDSDDNRRAGRILRETTKRVGNRFETGLLWKFDTFEFPDSLPMAIRRMQCLERRMEKDSTIGASVKRQMREYSEKGYIRKATAEELKEADPRRTWYLPLGVVLNPKKPEKIRIFCDAAAKVEGVPLNSMLLKGPDLMSSLSTVLFGFRERRVAICADIKEMFHQILIRHEDRHAQKLIWRDRYPEAAVAITKRHYVDDYLDSLDDEDKAVQLALDVKYVHSRVGFHIRNWISNSSNVLRRIGEAKATNPKSLDLDGNGSTERVLGMLWHPKPDFFTFSTTMAGRQHTPPSGKCCEQ